The following is a genomic window from Strix uralensis isolate ZFMK-TIS-50842 chromosome 3, bStrUra1, whole genome shotgun sequence.
TTACTGTTTTATCAGTGTATTGTAAGACTGTGGAGAAGGGGATAAGGACTCTTACATGCCCAAACTGTCAAATTCATGTGAATGACAAGAAAAGTGACAAACAAACTGGATGTCTGATTTAAGTAGTTCTGAGAAAATTTCTTGTTCTGATATCACAGTGCTGCAGAAGGTGTTGTTTACTGAATGAGAAAATGAGTACTTGGCTTGAATCTTATTTGCAGAAAGGCTACTTTCCACTGAACTGGTAAAGTGAGATAGAACAATAGTGCAATTTTCTCACTTTCCGTTGTGTTTATACAATGTGAATGGCATCACATGATCCTGAACACTCATGGCACAACTGTCTtgtgacaaaatgaaaaatacagtagcCTTGAACCTTGTTTATGTCAACAAAACTGAGGTCTCGTAAAGTAACACATAGCCTGTCTGCACTCAGTCACCTTCCCTGATAGCCTTATCCATTAGGCTGTATCCCCAAGTTTAAGACAACCCTGTGTTTTTAACACGCAGAGCAGTACTAATGGAAACACTATATGCATGACCACAGGACTGATATGTGGGGTGCTTAACAGTTCCACAGGTTCCACCtatattaacatttctgtttttccttttttctccagttaATTTCTACTCTTTCCATCTCTGATCATCTTTCCTCTAAACCACCTGCTGTCCACTTAATTTCTCCAACTAATCAGAAAATAGCGTGTGGTGCCATGGTTAACCTGAATCAAGCCTCTTCGCTGGAAGACTCCTGTAACAACTGGCAGTCAGCAACCAGGTTTTCTAAGCAAGATTCATCTCTCTCCTTTCAGTCTACTTCCCATAGTTCACCTCCCTCCACGTCTAAAATATCCTCTTCTGCATCAAACAGTTGTTACTCCACTCCTCGATTGTATGATAACCTACAAACACCAAGTCTCTGTACCACTGGCTGTGTTTGCAAAATGGGAGACCTCGCCACATCCTCTGTTCCGGCAAAGAGCGCGAGTCTTTCATCCAATCCTCCACATTCAGCTGAAATTCAGGGATCTTCAGCTCAGTCTTTATCCCCCAGTTCTTTCAAAAGATTGAACACTTTATCTCCTGTCCCTGTACATATAATAACACATTCATTATCTCCTAGCCCTAAACCTTTGTCTCCACCCTCTCATTATGGCTCCTCTTCGACCATATGTAGTATAAATGAGCCTTGCACACAAATGTCATCTAGAGGAAATTTATCAAAGTCAGGAGTCAGATCCCCTCTGCCAACCAGACTGACCCTCTTAACTGCTATTTTGAGATCAGGCTCTTCTCAGCAGAGACCGCTTTCTCCTGCTTCTTGTCCTACGTTTTCTCCTAGTTCCCTTGGTTCCTCAATACTTGCAATAGATCAAAAGTCCAAAACAACTCCCCCAACCCCCAAGAAATCTGTTTCAAGCCCTTCTATAAGACCAGATTCTCCCAGCAGAGAGGAACATTGGCTTTCAGGATTGGCTCAGCATCTGCCTTTACTCTCCAAGCCTCATCCCACCCCTCAGGGGAGGTCCCTTTCTCCTAAAAAGCACCTTCCAGTCAGAAGTCTTTCTCCAGAGTCCCGAAGTCCTCTGTCATCCCCTGTTTCCTCCCATAGAAAATCAGTTGCCTCTCCAGGTTTGCAGTCTATGCTGCCTCCTCCTTGTGCCCCAGCACCCTCTTCCCTTGCACACCCTACCTCTACTTCTCCACAAGGGCTGCAGTATGCTGCCTCCAGGTCCCGGGCACCTCAGCAGTCTCAGAGAGTACACACTTACTCACCCATCTTTACTTGCCAGTCATATCCTTTGCTTTCTTCTACCAGTCTTAGTGGTGTATTCTCCTCCACCCTAGAAAAACACTCAACTCCTTCCCCAAGTCTTTTGCGTTCAGCTTCTAGATCTAAATCAGATTCGTCCCAAACGTCTGTTCAGGAGATGAGTGCTTCCTTTCCTACCCCTTCAAGTGTCTCAAAGCAGTGGTCTCTCTCACGGCCTCATTCTACTCCACCAGTTCCACAAACTGGTAATATTAATTCCTATCCACTGCAGCTTAATTCTTCATTGGTGCACACAAATTATAGGTCTAATTCCTCCTCTCCAAGACCTGAGCAATATGCCACCCCACCAGTGTTAACATGCAGATGTCCCGTCTCAGACAAGTCACCAGGCACACTGCCATCAAGACCCAGAGAGCTGACTTCACCACAGTCTTTTTCCCTGCCTCCTGACCATGAAAACATCAAACCCAAGGTACTCTTGGTGCATGCTTATTTTCTAATAGTTCTTTGTCCCTATAGGAAAAACAACATCTGTGTTGCACAATGCTAGTAAAATAAATaagctgtggaaaaaatgtttaaaaaggaaCAGGTTTTGTATTGATAGTGAAGATAGTGAAGACTAAATCCTACCGTATCAAATTGCTAACAATGTGTTCTGTACTATGGGGAAGATGCTGTAGGAATCCtttagcataaaataaaatactttattcaTGACTGGGAGGAGATACTACTGAAGATGGATTTCTGTCTAGTGTCTTTGATGTACCTTTGGTGCACTTATTTTTGAAGCTCACCTAAAACACTAGTGTGtcaaaaataaatgataaaacaTGTTCTATCCACCCCATGCTAATGTAAAAACCACATGTATTCCCACTGAAAGTAATGGAAGTATGGTGATCATAGGTGCAGGGCTGAGCTAGAAGAAGCTTGATCTGATTGATGTGAACTGGCTGTTCCAGTGACAACTGATTCCCAAGCACCTTCTCCCCGGTCCTCCCCAGTCCCCAGGAGGCTGTACTCATCCCAGCTGCTCTGGGACCAGCCCAGAGGCATGGCCGAGCTCAGCCTGAGCCGGGTCTTTGGGGCTAAGAGccagagaaggaagacaaggacaGTCTCCTGCTTCTTCCCTTTGGTATTTCTCTGATCTTATTGTGCTAGACAGAGgataaggaggaaaaaaccccaagcttcCTACAATATGAGCTACTGCAAATATGAAAGTCTCACACATGACAGATCAGCCACTCTCCTGGTGTTTGTCATCCACCCAAAAGCGGGGGAGCCCCAAGCAGAGTGAGAATAAGCAATGATGGCGATTGCTGCAGGAGGTCTTGGGAACCAGTCACACTTTAAACTTAAAGACAAAGCTCAAGaatgggaaggggaaggaaaggaatgcTGATCAAAAAACATCCATCAGGTAGGTTAAAACAAAGGGAACTGCTAtgcaaaaaggaagagctggTGACAGAAGACATCAGAGATGCAGAAGGCTTTCCAACCTCTTTTATATTATCTCTGCAGTCAGTGCTTCCTTTGTGCCTCCTCTTGCTGATATCTGAGCTCTGCCCATCACCAAAAGACAATCAaagtttattgatttatttgttCACAGCACAAAATTACAGCTTGGTCTGCCAGATCAAGTTGTGTCAGATGTGTTCCTAACAGCTTGGCCATGGCAGGGGTGACTTATACTGCTTGGAAAATGTTAATTGAAAATGAGAGGTTTAAATGAGCACAAAGAAGCAGTTGTCATGAATagttcttttaaaaaccaaacaacccaagaGGCACCATTGTGCCAAGAACAGCTGTACAGTGTTGCTACACCCTGTCAGTATTACTTaatgaaatgaaaagagaaatgaaattgtagaaattccaagaaaaaaaccactgagacAAAACTGGAAGGCATGATTGAGCCTGCAGGTTGCAAAGCCATTGCAGTTTCTGCTAGTCAGTGCAATGAGAACTGAGTCTCTGGTGGTAAGGAAATTCTCTGTTTGTGACACAGAGCTATTGCCTGGGTTTATACTTGCAGAGATTATTACACCATTTCTGTCTTCCCTACTGGCCCTTTTCCTGCTAATCCTGCTTTATTGTGTGATATGGTGGCACTTCTAAAATTGCCCCACCATCCCATGGAGACAGGGAGAATGTCCACCAGTTTAAGAGACTTGGACCATTAGTCTGCTGCAATTTTTAATCATGCAGGCAAATCTGTCTCCACTGGGGATGTGGAAGATCTGAAATCTCTACATCAAATGCAGCTGGGTGTTCAGTGCAGGAAACATCTCTTGTGGCTTTAAAATATGAGGCAGAGAGTTCATTTACAGTTAATAATAGTGTGCATTCAACACCCccctttcctcctgctctcatTTATTTCCATACCTAGCTTACGGCATAGCTCAATGAACTTTGCTGATGTGTTAATGGTACCAGTCTCTCTGATAACACTCCAGCCTCAAATCTCAGTatatttccagagaaaaaaggaaaagactgaCGAGAGACATTAACATCCTAAGCAGCATTTAGGTCTCTTTAGTGCTGATCAGCTCAACTTTAGAACTAGACAAAAAGCAGGTTGTTCCATCTGATGACTGTTGATGCATGACAAAATTTTTGCATGTATGAATGTGCTAAGTGAATATCAAGGGAAAAGCACAGCATCTACAAGTGCTTGACTTTGACATGTGTAATTTTGCAACTGTAATGTTGCTTCAACAGGGGTTGAAGCAATGTTAAGACATGTACTAAGCCACACTTATTAAACCAGAATTTTGACATTAGATGTACTTTTCAGTATTCACATCAAACTGTTTCATTAGCATGATATCAGAACAATTATGCAAAAAGGATTCTTTAATGGAGAGCTTTTATATGTCTATGCCAGTGCATACACCAATTCATGCAAATCAAATAATCTATGAATTTATTTAACAGTTTGTGTttgtatatataaacacatgtGCTTTCCCAtgctatatatatttatttttatgtttgccaatgatttaaaaatatgactATGTTGCAAAGTGAATATAAACATAAATCCACAGATCAGTGTGAAGTGTGAACTGTGGATGACCACAAGAAATAAAAACCCTCTCTCTGGACTTTGCAGACACTTTAATAGTGTCCTCGTGGACCTAATATAGCAAATGAATGGTAGGATGGAGTGAAGGCAGATAAAATTGCCAATTATGCGGGAACAGATTAGAATAAAAACTTTCTGGCCTGAAAACTCTTTGCAGTGGTTTCATGGGGTATCATTCCTACATATTCTTTGATTTTTTGCTACTTGAATGTAGCACAGGAATGCATGTAGATCTACCCAAAACAGCTGGGGAGCAAACTAACGCTAGCAATACGGAATTCAGCACAGCTGCAAAACCTACCACAAAGCAGGAAAGATTACTCATGAGGAGCTCTACACTACCATGGTTAGTCACTGATTTTAAGCCTTTATAGGTATGTGTCTAGCACACTTTgaaatgccctgtgggggtgcCCTAGATGATAATTTGAGCAAGAAAAGTAGGACACTTTCCCCAAAACTCCCTAGTCTGATATTTGCCTGAGCTTTGTTATTGGAGTTGGTTTGCTTCTCACTGTACCATGGTGCAGGCCAGCAGACCTAACTGTCCATGGCTGTTTGAAAATGCTACTAGACTCCTATGAACCAGattattaaatgtatttaggCATTGAAGAATAATTTTAAGTGATGTGAACTAATGTGTCAAGAATCATATTCATATATATGAGAAACTGAATTAAAGACTTTCCACTCCTCTCAGACACTGTGACAATAGCATGTTGCTTATGTAGGTTCTTCAGTATCTGGAAGTGATAAAGCACATTAAAGCAGTACAGAAATATACATTTTAACAGTCTGATATGTCTGTTTAGTTCATATAACACTACAACTAGCTTCAAAGTGGTCACAGTATTCTGATATATGATGCCCATATCATATGTAAAAGGATAGTGAAGATGTTGCATTTCATTTACATGTTCAATTATATAATTTTATTGATTGAATATCAATTATAAGAAAACAAGGATACATTTTATGGATATTCCAGTTTTTATATTTGGAATTTTGGTCTTCCATCTTCAGTGAGCAACATTTTATGTCTTATCTGCCTATAGATGttatatatacatgaatatacaTATGAACCTACACAGATTTATAGCAGTGTTGCTGTCTAAATGTTCAACGGACAGGATTCAACTCACGTGACTTTTGGCATTTGAAAGTTAGATATCTGAGCACAACTTGGGCGATTCTGTTATAGTTAATGGAGAAAATATGGTGTATTTACAGAGtgattttattttacctttctaGGTGTCTATTTTGGGATGAGATGATTTATGCTGTAGAAATACCTATGCCTATGAAAGATATTAGTTTTGACTGAAGCACCTAAATGATAGACATCCGAGTTAGAATCACTAAATCTCATATAAATTACTAGCTCCCCctccaaaaaagagaaaaaaagtgcaGTTCCAGCATTTGCATTCATCTTCTTTGTCAGACTGTTCATTCAAAATGATTGTTGTGATTATTGACTTCTTGAGTGTCTGTCAGTGTTCAACTTCTGACTAAGAAATATAAGTAAAGGCAAAAGCAAATATAATATTATGTATCGGAAGAATTAAAAGGTGGTGTCCTACAATATTTCAAGAGAAGTGCGAGGATGATATAAGTTTCTCTTATCTGAATTAAAATTTTGGCCCCTCTGCTGTCATTGAGACTTTTATTAgatataatgaaaagaaaaaagtgacaaaagaaTGACCCAAAGTGCAGCATGCTGCTCAGCCCATTATCTCATAATCACCAGTACTCACTGTTGCAGCCAACAGGACATTAAAAAACCCGAGCTGATCAACAAGTAACTTTATTTCTGGGTGACTATCACAGAAATAAACTATCTTAAAACTCTATAATTGTGTGAATTTATGGTTTTCTATTAGAATGTTGCTGAAAAGGGAACAATGTAGTGAATCCCTATTtaattgttaaaaagaaaaaaattccagcagTCATGTGATTAAGAATCCTAGCTCTTGAACTCATGTAGGTATAGAAGAATCTCAtccatcatttaaaaattacagaattcAACCTCCATAATTGTAAAGAAAACGTAGAACATATGGTTtctaaagagttaaaaataactgAGCAAGCTAATATAGTCTAGAATataaattgtttaaaaagaaaaattttaaaggcTGATCTTAGTATTTTTGTACTGAAACCCATGCATTTTGTATCATTTAGATTATCAATTCTGTATCCTTCATTAGAGTGTGAAAATTCCTGtacttgttttgaaatatttttttgtgtgataGGGTTACTCATTCAGGAGATGAAAAGTTGTGATATGACTTAAATGATCTGTCCACTCACACAAGTAATTCACCATTTAAGGCTCCTAATCAGTGTCATTAAAGCCAGTCACAGAAACCCCTCTGACTTAGTGGTCCAAGATCACACCATGGAGAGCAGTTGTTGAGGTGCATGTACTGGCAGAAGTAGCTGTGCATTATCataacaaaacacaagaaaacttgGAAAAATCTCACAGCCTCTCCTGATATTCATATAAGGATAGTAGTCAGCAGAAAGTGGTCAAAATCACTTTGGAAGTTATAAGCTGTTACAGGGAATTCACTTTGTCCCACTTCATTCCTAAAAGCAAAAGGTGTACGTTACAGTCCTTTAAAATCTTGACAGAAGCACTAGTTTTTCTTTAAGCAATAGCTTTCCTAGGTAATACGTAAGCATTGTATTGTTGCAACGTGTCTGCAAGACAATTGGAATAGTCTTTCATTCTGTCGTacctttcccctctcttctctctctctccctctccctcttctaCCCTGTTTTacttctcttcctgctttctggTTTACCCTTTTAGCAGTACAAGATCAAGACAAGCTACAAGGCATTTGCAGCAATCCCTACAAACACAGTACTTATGGAACAGAAGGTTAGTGTTTGCTCAAAGACATGGGAATTGCATTATATATTTGAGACCATCCAACTTTATGTACATATTCTGACGTTTTGTGGGGGATATCGCAGAATGTAAGCTCTGGGAACTAACTGCTCAGGATAATAATTATAACTATTTTTCAGGGTCAACCACTTTCCACAGAAGATCAAAGCCTGCACTAATCTGAATTTCTGCAAACAAATTTGTCATAAAAGAGTGTACTAAAGGAATTGCCATTTATGGCAACATCTCAAAGTCTGTTTTGTTATTGGAAAGTGTCTGGAGCACTGCTATTCTGGGACCTACCAATCAGTATGCCTCGGCCAGTTAATGATTATTCAATGGCTATGCTTATACTAGTAAATTTAACATCCCAAGATATGCAAATCTGACCAGCTGAATTGTTAAACTGTGAGAATGGTCCTGGTCATTGCACTGGACTCTGTTAACTACTATTCTCCCAAGCAACTTCCCTGAGCACTTCAGCAGTTAGGTTGGGCCAGTACATAGTTTGGGGTAACAATCCTTTTCTGTAGGATAGGATGATAGATCCAAAGAACAGTCTTTAGTGCATTTATTTACTACCAAAGACAGCCAACAAAGGCTGGGTTGTATAGTACTTATTTAGATACTGCATCTTTGGAAGTcaaatgcaaatttaaattttGTGTGAAGGGTTCAAAGTACCCACCaatgtctattttaaaaaaatttttcccaaGTTAGCTTTGCACAAAAGAATAACCCACCAAGTTTTACAAAAATTTCCTATGATGAACAATGAGCCAAGTGTCTTATATGTTTAAAGGCATTGCCTAATCACTCTGACATCCAGTTTATAGCTTTatcagaaaaatctttctgtggACCTAGTTCAGGAATTTAGCCTCTGATTAATTTCTGTAAGATTAAGCTTTCCTAACTAcacatttaaatatgtattcATGTACACAGCTCAGCTGATTTCACTAGGAGTTTGCAGAGCCTAGAGACATTAGAGAGGGTGAGTTTAACTGTGTAAAAATTCTGAAGATGATAATTTTGTCCTTGAAATATTACTGATTGTGATCTAGTAGTTATCACTTAACTGCtataaacaagattttttttttttcaaaaaagggacattcctttcttttccaatGTTCTTTAATTATTTGCATAAAATCTGATCTTTCCTTTCCTTAAATCCTGAACGCACTAATGAAGCTATGTCTGCATTAGCATGCAATGTGGTCCAATAGAAATGAATAGAAATAGAGGAAAATAGCTGAGACAGGGAATTCTACACCCCTATGGAAGGTATTTTGggagggttttgtttgggcagagTGCCTGTTAGTGGCTGGAAGCATTTGGTGGATTCCTGAAATGCTATTTCATGGTTGACAATGTAAAAGACATCCAGTTTGTGCACTCTAAGACTGCACTACTCTGCAAACCAAGCCAGGTAGGTGACTTTGAGCAGGGTATTCACTTTGAGAGCAAACTCCTGATGTGAACTAGTGGGTTAATGTCAGCTATCTAACtgcactttttcagaagaaagggaATTCCTTGTGATGGTTTCACTGATGCTCTCTGGGGCATCGACTCACAAGCTGTGTGCTACTTATCCACAATACATAAAATTGAATTGTACAATGTAATGCAAGTATCTGTAGAAAAAGTAATGATTCAAAAGATATCTAGGTGTAGATAGAGACTTTTGGTTATAGACTGTTTTACTGAAAATGCTAGCTTTGGTGTATACTTCAGTAGTGAAAGCACAGTCATGTAAAACTAATAAGAAATCAATTTTCTGATAGAGGATTTGCCTTCAGGAGAGGTTTTTGATTAATTTACTTTGCAAACTGTATGTTTCAGCATGGCCTGACTACATGCTTTCTCTCATCTTGGGAATTACAGACAGTGATCTCCTATTAATCCATACCAGCAGCTAATTATAGTGCTTCTAAACTAGTCCTGTTGTGTTATCTGAAATGCATTTGGAGTATGGCTCTTAAAGAAGCATGAATGAGTCACATGGCACACACAGACCCCATTGTACCGAGCTCTAATACCCAAGTATTCTCCTCAAAAATATTGAGGTGGGAACCGGGAAGGAACTCCTGCCACACTGTAGCTTGATGACAGTAATTATGTTGCCCCCATTTTATAGAATGCATTTTATGCACTGgattaaaaagagagagattcaAGACAATAAGATTTATAACTATATAAGTGATGTTTTATTAAGATTAAGATAATGGTTATGTGGAAAAGTTTTTGGGTGGCTTTTTTTTAGTAAGGAATGAAGGCACGTAACATCTGCAAGGAACAGATATTACTGAGCTGAATGCATGATTAGGAAAACATCATCTGTATAAAGTGCTAGAGAAGTGTTTTGCTATGTGATTGAACTGGAAATACACATTCTCAGAAGTCAACTTTTTCCATGGTGTGAGTAATTTTATTACTTAATTTGAGTGGTCATGAAAAATAAGATTAGTCAGAACTGTGATGTGGGTGATCGTAATGACAATTCATGTGCAGTATTAATTAGATCCCATGATAGAAAACTGTCACTGATATGTCATGTAAGGTACAATGCTTTGTCTGCCTCTAAATTGTCTCCTTGTGTCTAACTTTCTTTCTCAagtcattgttttcttttatgtttgtgTAGATGCTTTAATTTCCGACAGCATTTTTCAACTTCTTATGAAGCCATTAGGCTATCATCATCTTAATGGTTTTTCTAGAACATGTTCTTATTCTCCAGTACTCTTACTCAAAGCAAGTTGTTCAAATCTGTGCTAATTAGCAGAGAAGAAAAGCCTTATTTACTATATATGTGTATACTTTGTTAACCCCAGAAGTGGCTTAATTGCATCAAATCTCATAACTGGCATGCTTTCCAGCTGTTTGAGTTTGTATGAACCTAATGTTCCACACATCACTTGTGTGGGAACCAGTCGAGGATATCTCTTGGAAGATTGGGCTGTACCTTCCTTCACAGCCAGAAGAGCAAAAACTTGTTTTTGATGGATGTATCCTCATCATGGTCAGGCTCTGTCAGGGACAGGCAAGAGTGGACTGCTCCACAGGGAAGGTGAACTGGGAGCCGGGGTGACAGCAAGGCTGCCAGGATAGCATCCTCACCAGCAAGGGCACAGATTCACAGTGCCTAAGCAAGGAAAGCAGAGTGGTATCCATGGTCAGTCAGCAGTGCCATCATAGCCACACAGATAGTGATGAGGCAGATACACAGACTGTGATAATGAACTCTTCAGCCCAGCAGATCATAGGCTCCACTGGCTAGAAGAGAAAGCTGGACAAGGTTAATGTAGGCATAAGGCAAAAGtttaacagaaataattaattaaccattagaaaatatttctggagACTGAAATGGTCTCTTTACCACAGAAATCAAAAAATTAAGACAAGACACTTTTCTGGCACTTCATACAGTAATTCCCAGCAGTTCTGTGGTTTAaagaaaggtttagactaggtgaTGACTGTGGTTCCTTCTGGCCTTATTAATGTTGAGTTAGTGAGTCACCCCTCTACTGACACTCACTCTTGTATAGCTTCTACAGTTATACAGATGTGATCACAGTCTAATTCAAAATTCCTTTTCTAACCAGATAGTATTAAAAAAGTAATGCATCTATTATTTAGATTGTATTTATCaaatatctataaaaatatttttaagtcagaTATTGATGAATAGTTTATTTCAGGGAGCTACAGAAAAATTCTTAACTTTACTAAGTAGACAGTCTTTTAAACCAGATCCTATTTCACCTTCAGAATTATGTCAAATTTGAGATGTAACCTCAAAACTGTTGGATGCCTTAGAATTGCAAACCAAAAGAGTCTTCTCTTAACAATTCTGTGGTCTTTGGTTTACAGCAACGTCTATGCAGGGGAATTTGGATTTGCTGTGTTTGTCCAGATACACCCCCCCTCTGCATGCAAGGGCTGGACTTCCCTTATCTGGGCATCATTTTGATGGGAGGGAAACGTGGGCATACAGACTTGAGGGGGAGAGGCACTACAGATGTTCTGCTCAGACTTCCCCCAGTATGAACTGTGATGAAACCAGAATGATGGGGTGTGACATGAGCCACACCTGCTTCACAGTCGAGACTTGTCCCACACCTACcaagttttctgaaaaacaccAGGTATAACTGGCTATGGATGGAAGAGGTGCAAATGAAAGCACTGTTGACTTATCTGGGTTGTATTTATCAACTAATTACAAGTAGAGAActataatttcaatttaaataaatgtagaaaaaatCTTCTGCcttaaagaataaatattttacgTTACTGATTTTGTCTGTTTatggctgtttttcatgttttctcttgtCACAATGCAATTTGGCTAACCTCAAGAGAGTCTAAAACAGTCTTTCCGTATGATGTTACATTTCTAGGAAAATTCCAAAGACCTAGCAATTGCATCCCATCACTTACACAGCAGACTGACAGCAGTGCAGTATATTCTCcttgtggaggaaaaaaagaaaaaagaaaaataaaacatttccctcctcatgcagaaggaaaaatagggtgtggtttggttttttttcatgaagagaaagaaatgcaacTGAGGAAATATGACAGTGATCTGCTACATTGGAGACCAAGCTTTAAGTTTTTAACTTGAGGGAACTCTTACCTGTTGTATTATCAACTATCCATTGGTATAGGGACCGATCAAAGCAAATGTATATTCAGGTTGCTCCTTGAAATGATACAGCAGGAacttgaaagacattttttcccaCTCTCAGATGGTAGATCTAACTGCTCGACAAGTGGCATGCCACAACTTTTCTGGACTTGGAAAGCATTTCTGACAACACTTTGTTGAGAATATTTTGGTaacaaatattttagttttccACAAGTAGTTCTGGTGTGCACTTACTAGGTGAATTCCTTTCATCCAGATTATTTATTCATGTCAAAATGCTTCTCAAGGCCAGAGATAAATACCTGGTggtaagaaagaaaggaaataatttgtgcAGTTGTAGAGTGATAAAGGACCTAGTTCATCTTTAATAATAACCAAGCGTGCCAATGTAGGAACAGGCTATGATCTACCTCTTTCTTTCAAAGGCCTCGGAGCTTTtagtattaattattttataaGAGGAAAAGTAGTCAGGTCTTCTCAATATCATCTCCCAGGATCTTCAAGGAATAAGTTAAAGGAACTCATGGTATGTGAGGTTTCATTATAAGGAGGGATTTTTTTGCATGTGCTGATGGTTTAAGAAAAGATAACGAtgggaaaaatattgaaaagaaataaaagaacagcGGTCCTCTTGGCTTTTGCTCAGCCCAGAGTTTTCACAATACAGTAAGAAGGAAGCTGTGTCAGATCCAGGGtatgatattaatttttttctcct
Proteins encoded in this region:
- the MLIP gene encoding muscular LMNA-interacting protein isoform X3 produces the protein MELGKHERKVSGREALEEKQTNMCFLAYAENITSQESGTKPLTFTFVPSIGRLPTHFEVVDVSKFLVTIPDEPKVLSNREIINKSNAVSDELALKSGVKEDCVSAIHTDGTQTAFQSLGCISSKGEMQENDLFKAEFILITDSGDEDEVAAASNNVHRPSNGYGPISAQLLATSHVSPGTGAGKPLGDGHIPGAALSHNTADPQKHQLISTLSISDHLSSKPPAVHLISPTNQKIACGAMVNLNQASSLEDSCNNWQSATRFSKQDSSLSFQSTSHSSPPSTSKISSSASNSCYSTPRLYDNLQTPSLCTTGCVCKMGDLATSSVPAKSASLSSNPPHSAEIQGSSAQSLSPSSFKRLNTLSPVPVHIITHSLSPSPKPLSPPSHYGSSSTICSINEPCTQMSSRGNLSKSGVRSPLPTRLTLLTAILRSGSSQQRPLSPASCPTFSPSSLGSSILAIDQKSKTTPPTPKKSVSSPSIRPDSPSREEHWLSGLAQHLPLLSKPHPTPQGRSLSPKKHLPVRSLSPESRSPLSSPVSSHRKSVASPGLQSMLPPPCAPAPSSLAHPTSTSPQGLQYAASRSRAPQQSQRVHTYSPIFTCQSYPLLSSTSLSGVFSSTLEKHSTPSPSLLRSASRSKSDSSQTSVQEMSASFPTPSSVSKQWSLSRPHSTPPVPQTGNINSYPLQLNSSLVHTNYRSNSSSPRPEQYATPPVLTCRCPVSDKSPGTLPSRPRELTSPQSFSLPPDHENIKPKQYKIKTSYKAFAAIPTNTVLMEQKALEEPSKTASVTEGTTFDTHSEMCSPAQLRQQTEELCAVIDQVLQDPLTMRRCESSPSFLQMSPESDVGKVSTTLQRAAGRETRYASLYKSAPMVTESQLVKTKPGVIRPVLVKGKSAQQKEEPYQPNPFKKYLEEITDQDIEQETALLHPLYPTKLIPPTKSPLRPSSVSLADCLNPGPFSHLSSITCDVHENPYSPYSHNSLYNKVANERGSV
- the MLIP gene encoding muscular LMNA-interacting protein isoform X4; amino-acid sequence: MELGKHERKVSGREALEEKQTNMCFLAYAENITSQESGTKPLTFTFVPSIGRLPTHFEVVDVSKFLVTIPDEPKVLSNREIINKSNAVSDELALKSGVKEDCVSAIHTDGTQTAFQSLGCISSKGEMQENDLFKAEFILITDSGDEDEVAAASNNVHRPSNGYGPISAQLLATSHVSPGTGAGKPLGDGHIPGAALSHNTADPQKHQLISTLSISDHLSSKPPAVHLISPTNQKIACGAMVNLNQASSLEDSCNNWQSATRFSKQDSSLSFQSTSHSSPPSTSKISSSASNSCYSTPRLYDNLQTPSLCTTGCVCKMGDLATSSVPAKSASLSSNPPHSAEIQGSSAQSLSPSSFKRLNTLSPVPVHIITHSLSPSPKPLSPPSHYGSSSTICSINEPCTQMSSRGNLSKSGVRSPLPTRLTLLTAILRSGSSQQRPLSPASCPTFSPSSLGSSILAIDQKSKTTPPTPKKSVSSPSIRPDSPSREEHWLSGLAQHLPLLSKPHPTPQGRSLSPKKHLPVRSLSPESRSPLSSPVSSHRKSVASPGLQSMLPPPCAPAPSSLAHPTSTSPQGLQYAASRSRAPQQSQRVHTYSPIFTCQSYPLLSSTSLSGVFSSTLEKHSTPSPSLLRSASRSKSDSSQTSVQEMSASFPTPSSVSKQWSLSRPHSTPPVPQTGNINSYPLQLNSSLVHTNYRSNSSSPRPEQYATPPVLTCRCPVSDKSPGTLPSRPRELTSPQSFSLPPDHENIKPKQYKIKTSYKAFAAIPTNTVLMEQKALEEPSKTASVTEGTTFDTHSEMCSPAQLRQQTEELCAVIDQVLQDPLTMRRCESSPSFLQMSPESDVGKVSTTLQRAAGRETRYASLYKSAPMVTESQLVKTKPGVIRPVLVKGKSAQQKEEPYQPNPFKKYLEEITDQDIEQPSHPIVPIPENETLSSKEVANERGSV